The Nitrospira tepida genome includes a window with the following:
- a CDS encoding Rne/Rng family ribonuclease — protein MGLEIAINVAREETRVAVLDNGVVTDLFNDRAKHQDFVGNIYKGRVAKVLPGMQAAFIDLGLDKSAFMHASDVCTDAGPGDTLFDSEDDDQAPEMPRPKRQGVKPIEQLLAEGQDIMVQISKGPIGTKGPRVTGYVSLPGRYLVFMPNVEHIGVSRRIAKDEERARLKDIMKHLRKPGCGYIVRTVSEGVKEDELRADVEFLHVLWQDILTKRDQSPAPALLHSDLSLSFRVVRDMFSKKVDRLLIDSRTEYEAIRDFVNRFLPELTSRIQPYEKQDPLFEHLGIEQEIARALSRKVWLKSGGHIVIDHTEAMTVIDVNTGRFVGKRDQEETILRNNLEAAKEIAYQVRLRGIGGIIIVDFIDMERERNRDKVYHALVDAMSADKARTRISRISDLGLIEISRERVREDLLRAMSEPCHYCDGRGYTKSPTSVAYEIFKEMRKLGRSPDHQRIVVGANPAVADVLQDQERQGLEELERASSCKIIVTPDASLHIEQFDIATL, from the coding sequence ATGGGATTGGAGATTGCGATTAATGTGGCGCGGGAGGAAACCCGCGTCGCGGTGCTCGACAACGGCGTCGTGACCGATCTGTTTAACGATCGGGCCAAGCACCAGGATTTCGTCGGAAATATTTACAAGGGGCGGGTGGCGAAGGTGCTGCCAGGCATGCAGGCGGCCTTCATCGATCTCGGACTGGACAAATCGGCCTTCATGCATGCGTCGGATGTCTGCACCGATGCGGGGCCGGGGGATACGTTGTTCGACAGCGAGGACGACGATCAAGCCCCGGAAATGCCGCGTCCCAAGCGACAGGGAGTCAAGCCGATCGAGCAGCTCCTGGCCGAAGGGCAGGACATCATGGTCCAGATTTCGAAAGGTCCGATCGGCACCAAAGGGCCGCGGGTCACCGGCTACGTGTCCCTCCCCGGACGCTATCTGGTGTTCATGCCGAACGTGGAGCACATCGGCGTCTCGCGGCGCATCGCCAAGGACGAGGAGCGCGCCCGGCTCAAGGACATCATGAAGCATCTGCGCAAGCCGGGCTGCGGGTACATCGTCCGGACGGTGAGCGAGGGGGTGAAGGAAGACGAGTTGCGGGCCGACGTCGAGTTTCTCCATGTCTTGTGGCAGGACATTCTGACCAAACGCGACCAGTCGCCGGCGCCCGCGCTGTTGCATTCGGATCTGTCTCTGAGTTTCAGGGTCGTCCGGGACATGTTTTCGAAGAAGGTGGACCGGTTGTTGATCGATTCCCGGACGGAATATGAAGCGATCCGGGATTTCGTCAACCGCTTTCTTCCCGAACTGACGTCGCGGATTCAGCCCTACGAGAAACAGGATCCGCTGTTCGAGCATCTCGGCATCGAGCAGGAGATCGCGCGGGCGCTGAGCCGGAAGGTGTGGCTCAAGTCGGGCGGCCATATTGTGATCGACCATACCGAGGCCATGACCGTGATCGACGTCAATACCGGCCGGTTCGTCGGCAAGCGGGACCAGGAAGAGACCATTTTGCGGAATAACCTGGAAGCCGCCAAGGAGATCGCCTATCAAGTGCGGCTGCGGGGCATCGGCGGCATCATCATCGTCGATTTCATCGATATGGAGCGGGAGCGCAATCGGGACAAGGTGTACCATGCGCTGGTCGATGCGATGTCCGCCGATAAAGCCAGAACGCGAATATCCCGGATCTCCGACCTGGGATTGATCGAAATTTCCCGCGAGCGGGTCCGCGAGGATCTGCTGCGCGCGATGTCGGAACCCTGCCATTACTGCGACGGGCGGGGCTACACGAAGTCGCCGACCTCCGTCGCCTATGAGATCTTCAAGGAAATGCGCAAGCTCGGGCGTTCGCCGGACCACCAGCGCATCGTGGTGGGCGCCAATCCAGCCGTGGCCGATGTCCTTCAGGATCAGGAACGGCAAGGATTGGAAGAACTCGAGCGGGCTTCCTCGTGCAAAATCATCGTCACTCCCGATGCCAGCCTGCACATCGAGCAGTTCGACATCGCGACACTCTGA
- a CDS encoding helix-turn-helix transcriptional regulator, with protein sequence MQEFREQDGSFLSFISDEVSMPHLTSRALYRNKAQAWASWLDELRRHSPEWAAQLAEARTRQELGHIVSRLAMQLTEQIAPRDHPPTTLRERIRMFMTDNLHRGLTLKDLSAFLGYSEKYCSELFRKVMGEPFSQWLKHLRIQEARRLLEDSRASMADVAELLGFSDQFAFSHFFKKVVGCSPRQFRTRLPHPACPQDSGLSSQTNGGCRTIHVRHADAASPTAPPVDIRRRTRHPQTARPIPSPRQPRADRIGRMGAG encoded by the coding sequence ATGCAAGAGTTCAGAGAGCAAGATGGTTCATTCCTGTCATTCATCTCCGATGAAGTTTCGATGCCGCACCTAACCAGCAGGGCGCTGTACCGAAACAAGGCCCAAGCCTGGGCCAGTTGGCTTGACGAATTGCGCCGCCATTCGCCCGAATGGGCGGCGCAACTGGCTGAGGCGCGCACGAGACAGGAACTGGGGCACATCGTCTCTCGCCTTGCGATGCAATTAACGGAACAAATCGCGCCCCGGGACCATCCGCCGACGACGTTGCGTGAGCGCATTCGCATGTTCATGACCGACAACCTCCATCGCGGCTTGACATTGAAGGATCTGTCCGCATTTCTTGGATACTCAGAAAAATACTGCTCCGAATTGTTTCGGAAAGTCATGGGAGAGCCGTTTTCGCAATGGCTGAAGCATCTCCGGATTCAGGAAGCACGGCGCCTGTTGGAGGACAGTCGCGCATCGATGGCCGACGTCGCGGAATTATTGGGCTTCTCGGATCAATTCGCGTTCAGCCACTTCTTCAAGAAAGTCGTCGGCTGCTCGCCAAGACAATTCAGAACCCGGCTGCCGCATCCAGCTTGTCCACAAGATTCCGGCTTGTCATCCCAGACGAACGGAGGCTGTCGCACAATCCACGTGAGGCATGCTGATGCCGCCTCGCCCACTGCACCACCTGTTGACATTCGGCGGAGAACACGACATCCGCAAACAGCGAGGCCAATCCCTTCGCCCCGGCAACCTCGAGCTGACCGAATCGGCAGGATGGGCGCAGGATGA
- a CDS encoding HD-GYP domain-containing protein — MLSILSDLKALDFGRPSCGIHWSAISRVIRELETLIDRVSPRHQGHGRRTADLAHRLGLALGLSCDELRDLTLAALLHDIGLLTLPPDLVKEHRELSPQEFARYQNHPRAGAELLEPISFLKRPALWIAHHHERWDGCGYPYGLRGEFIPLGSRILAVADTFDVYRSHSLSPSASSTATASALLQIVAGAQLDPGLVERFLQIVSTLTLADPTCSESH, encoded by the coding sequence ATGCTGAGCATCCTGAGCGATTTGAAAGCGCTGGATTTTGGACGGCCGTCCTGCGGCATCCATTGGAGCGCCATTTCGCGCGTGATCCGGGAGCTGGAAACCTTGATCGATCGGGTTTCCCCGCGCCACCAAGGTCACGGCCGACGCACGGCCGACCTTGCTCACCGGCTGGGCCTGGCGCTGGGCCTTTCCTGCGACGAACTCCGAGACCTTACCCTGGCCGCGCTCCTTCACGATATCGGCCTGTTGACACTCCCGCCGGACCTCGTGAAGGAGCACCGCGAACTCTCGCCCCAGGAATTCGCCCGGTACCAAAATCACCCTCGAGCCGGGGCCGAACTTTTGGAGCCGATTTCGTTCTTGAAGCGGCCGGCGCTGTGGATCGCCCACCACCATGAACGGTGGGACGGCTGCGGATACCCCTATGGGCTGCGCGGCGAGTTCATCCCGCTGGGGTCCCGGATCTTGGCCGTCGCCGATACGTTCGACGTCTATCGCTCACACTCCTTGAGCCCCTCCGCCTCCAGTACCGCAACGGCGAGCGCGCTTCTGCAAATCGTCGCCGGCGCGCAACTGGATCCCGGGCTGGTTGAGCGGTTTTTGCAGATCGTCTCGACGCTCACCCTGGCCGACCCGACCTGCTCCGAATCCCATTAG
- the dprA gene encoding DNA-processing protein DprA, which produces MNDESLQAWLTLRAIERIGPATLAQLAGAFGSPEAVLSASADVLRERGCSPALAAAIVRGVDLRTAEQIEREIAQIHQLRITVLSCLDGEYPERLRHIADPPPLLYLAGRLDPADAHAVAIVGSRRSTPQGRAVTEQLSRDLAQAGFTIVSGLARGIDAAAHRGALEAGGRTIAVLGCGIDRTYPPEHEKLRRDIEAQGAVLSELALGAPPHSYHFPRRNRIISGLSLGVVVTEAAMDSGSLITARLAGEQGREVFALPGSVRAGTSRGPHRLIKDGAKLVENAQDVIDELLPQLDEPMRRRLAAPQNLSIKPISPLSEDEARVIAALSADPLHIDELALRIQLGPASVSAALLSLEMKGLIQQLPGQFVLRL; this is translated from the coding sequence GTGAACGACGAATCGTTACAGGCCTGGCTGACGTTGCGGGCCATCGAGCGTATCGGTCCGGCGACGTTGGCGCAACTTGCCGGAGCCTTCGGCTCGCCGGAAGCGGTCCTTTCAGCCTCGGCCGACGTGTTACGGGAACGGGGATGCAGCCCGGCGCTGGCCGCCGCCATTGTCCGCGGAGTGGATCTCCGCACGGCCGAACAGATCGAGCGAGAGATCGCGCAGATCCATCAGCTCCGGATCACCGTGCTCTCCTGTCTGGACGGGGAGTACCCGGAGCGGCTCAGGCACATTGCCGATCCTCCCCCGTTGCTCTATCTGGCCGGGAGGTTGGATCCCGCTGATGCGCATGCCGTGGCAATCGTCGGCTCGCGCCGGTCGACGCCGCAGGGCCGCGCCGTCACGGAACAACTCAGCCGCGACCTGGCGCAGGCCGGGTTCACCATCGTCAGCGGATTGGCGCGCGGGATCGACGCGGCGGCCCATCGTGGCGCGCTGGAGGCCGGAGGGCGAACGATCGCCGTCTTGGGCTGCGGGATCGACCGCACCTATCCGCCGGAGCATGAGAAGTTGCGCCGGGACATCGAAGCGCAGGGAGCGGTCCTGTCGGAACTGGCGCTTGGGGCTCCTCCGCACAGCTATCATTTTCCTCGACGGAACCGTATCATCAGCGGCCTCTCGTTGGGCGTTGTCGTGACAGAGGCGGCGATGGACAGCGGATCGTTGATCACCGCGCGTTTGGCCGGAGAACAGGGCCGGGAAGTCTTTGCGCTTCCCGGGTCGGTTCGAGCCGGGACCAGTCGCGGCCCGCATCGGCTGATCAAGGACGGGGCCAAGCTGGTCGAGAACGCGCAGGACGTGATCGATGAACTGTTGCCTCAATTGGACGAGCCGATGCGCCGGCGGCTTGCCGCGCCGCAGAACCTTTCAATAAAGCCGATCTCCCCGTTGTCGGAGGACGAAGCGCGCGTGATCGCGGCGCTGTCGGCCGATCCTCTGCACATCGATGAGCTCGCGCTTCGGATCCAACTTGGCCCGGCTTCGGTGTCGGCCGCGCTCCTCTCGCTCGAGATGAAGGGGCTCATTCAACAATTACCCGGGCAATTTGTTCTTCGGTTATAA
- the rodA gene encoding rod shape-determining protein RodA — MISRMIDERRFDPFDWQFIAVIGAVLAIGVLSIYSVTYTQPGASLPFYLKQIIWIGLGAVAFMLMLAVDYHKIARLSYVLYAIVLVLLVVVLFMGKSSRGAQRWIPIGPFAFQPSEFAKLVLILVLASYYAAAPRSGWIQRVLIPGAIMLPGLLLILKQPDLGSGLSFLAVYAAMLLVVGMRSKALGIILLFSLMLFPFAWEVMWNSLHDYQRQRIMTFVDPAYDPGGKGYHALQSKIAIGSGELLGKGLYGGTQSQLKFLPEGHTDFVFAVFAEEWGFAGVVVLLALFLILILLSVEIALRAKDLLGSLLAAGVVAMLCFCMVVNIGMTAGMFPIVGIPLPLVSYGGSATVTTLAALGLLLNVKRRRLALFY; from the coding sequence ATGATTTCCCGCATGATCGACGAACGGCGGTTCGATCCCTTCGACTGGCAATTCATCGCCGTGATCGGCGCCGTGCTGGCGATCGGAGTCTTGTCGATCTACAGCGTAACCTACACTCAGCCTGGGGCCAGCCTGCCGTTCTATCTCAAACAGATCATCTGGATCGGGCTCGGCGCCGTCGCGTTCATGTTGATGCTGGCGGTCGATTATCACAAGATCGCGCGGCTCTCGTACGTGCTGTATGCGATCGTGCTGGTCTTGCTGGTCGTGGTCCTGTTCATGGGCAAGAGCAGCCGGGGCGCGCAGCGCTGGATTCCGATCGGGCCGTTTGCCTTTCAGCCTTCGGAGTTCGCGAAGCTGGTCCTCATCCTGGTGTTGGCCAGTTACTATGCGGCCGCCCCTCGGAGCGGGTGGATACAGCGGGTGCTGATTCCCGGCGCCATCATGCTTCCGGGGTTGCTCCTGATCCTCAAGCAACCGGACCTGGGCAGCGGGTTGAGCTTCCTGGCCGTCTATGCGGCCATGCTCCTCGTGGTCGGCATGCGTTCCAAAGCGCTCGGGATCATTCTGTTGTTTTCGCTCATGTTGTTCCCGTTCGCCTGGGAGGTCATGTGGAACTCCCTGCACGACTATCAGCGGCAGCGGATCATGACGTTCGTCGATCCAGCCTACGATCCGGGCGGAAAAGGGTACCATGCCTTGCAATCCAAGATCGCGATCGGGTCCGGCGAGCTGTTGGGCAAGGGGCTGTACGGCGGGACGCAAAGCCAGCTCAAATTTCTGCCGGAAGGCCATACCGATTTCGTGTTCGCGGTGTTTGCGGAGGAATGGGGATTCGCCGGAGTCGTCGTCCTGCTGGCGCTGTTTTTGATCTTGATTTTACTGTCGGTGGAGATCGCGCTCCGCGCCAAGGATCTGTTGGGCTCGCTCTTGGCGGCGGGGGTGGTGGCCATGCTGTGTTTCTGCATGGTCGTGAACATCGGCATGACTGCAGGCATGTTTCCGATCGTGGGGATCCCCCTTCCGCTGGTCAGTTACGGTGGGAGCGCGACGGTGACCACGCTGGCGGCCCTGGGCCTGCTGTTGAATGTGAAGCGGCGCCGGTTGGCGCTGTTCTATTAG
- the mrdA gene encoding penicillin-binding protein 2: MSYGTSDAELGEIQRRLAILRIGLLLVVVLLGVRLWYLQVRDGVYYRDLSENNRTRTVLLEPARGLIYDRNGVLLANNVPSFTLYVTLEDVKDRAELAARLSVLIGLDPELIEKKLSVKGPKLLPRKVKDRLTLREATLIESHRLQLPGVMIQVESQRNYPEGVVGGHLIGYVGEVSAEQLERGDSEDLHQGSLVGQYGVEKTFDRLLRGRSGQKSVEVDALGHAKRTVFVDKPRSGDDLYLTIDARLQKLAEQLLGEEDGAIVALDPTSGEVLALASRPAFDPNLMSRELTAKQWEEIVQNERRPLTNRAIQGQYPPGSTFKIVMAAAALESHTVSPATPVYCNGGYQFGKRLFRDWKAGGHGSVDLHEAIVHSCDVYFYTVGQRMGIDTIAQFARMFGLGRETGIELPSERVGIVPSTAWKERVRGEPWYPGETISVAIGQGYVTVTPLQMASLVGAVANNGVLFRPRLIQAVLDRTTGQWQETPTLPKETLPIKAETLKAIQKGLADVVSRGTATRAKSPIVNIAGKTGTAQTAALRTGPEKDIPKKFRDHAWFVSYAPVESPRIAVVVLAEHMGHGGSAAAPLAKEVIEAYFTMAPKAPVVMGGIMTPPTQRNEPIQEPR; the protein is encoded by the coding sequence ATGAGTTACGGGACGTCGGATGCGGAACTGGGGGAAATCCAGCGACGGCTGGCGATCCTGCGCATCGGGCTGTTATTGGTCGTGGTCCTCTTGGGAGTCCGTCTCTGGTATCTCCAGGTGCGCGACGGGGTCTACTATCGCGACCTGTCGGAGAACAATCGAACTCGAACCGTGCTGTTGGAACCGGCGCGGGGCCTCATCTATGACCGTAACGGCGTGCTGTTGGCCAACAACGTCCCCAGCTTCACCCTGTACGTCACGTTGGAAGACGTCAAGGACCGGGCCGAGTTGGCGGCGCGCCTGAGCGTGTTGATCGGCCTTGATCCGGAGCTGATCGAAAAGAAACTCTCCGTCAAGGGACCCAAGCTGCTTCCGCGCAAGGTCAAGGATCGCCTGACGCTCAGAGAAGCGACGTTGATCGAATCGCATCGCTTGCAGCTCCCGGGCGTGATGATTCAGGTCGAATCGCAACGCAACTATCCGGAAGGAGTCGTGGGCGGACACCTGATCGGCTATGTGGGGGAGGTGTCGGCGGAGCAATTGGAGCGAGGGGACTCGGAAGACCTGCATCAAGGGAGTTTGGTCGGCCAATATGGGGTGGAGAAGACCTTCGATCGCCTGCTCCGCGGGCGGTCAGGGCAGAAGAGCGTGGAGGTCGACGCGCTCGGCCACGCGAAACGAACCGTCTTCGTGGACAAGCCGCGATCGGGCGATGACCTCTATTTGACGATCGATGCCCGCCTGCAAAAGCTGGCTGAGCAGCTCCTGGGCGAGGAGGACGGGGCGATCGTCGCGCTCGATCCGACCTCGGGGGAAGTCTTGGCGTTGGCCAGCCGCCCCGCGTTCGACCCGAACCTGATGTCTCGCGAATTGACGGCCAAGCAGTGGGAAGAGATCGTCCAGAACGAGCGCCGGCCGCTGACGAATCGGGCGATCCAAGGGCAGTATCCGCCGGGATCGACGTTCAAGATCGTCATGGCCGCCGCGGCGCTCGAAAGCCATACGGTGTCGCCGGCCACGCCCGTGTACTGCAACGGCGGGTATCAGTTCGGCAAGCGGCTCTTCCGCGATTGGAAAGCAGGCGGCCATGGATCGGTCGATCTGCATGAAGCCATCGTGCATTCCTGCGACGTGTATTTCTATACGGTGGGACAGCGGATGGGCATCGACACCATCGCCCAGTTCGCCCGGATGTTCGGGCTGGGGCGGGAGACCGGCATCGAACTGCCCTCGGAACGGGTCGGGATTGTGCCGTCCACCGCCTGGAAAGAGCGGGTGAGGGGCGAACCCTGGTATCCGGGCGAGACGATTTCGGTCGCCATCGGACAGGGATATGTGACGGTGACGCCTCTCCAAATGGCGAGCCTGGTCGGGGCGGTGGCCAACAACGGCGTGTTGTTTCGGCCTCGGTTGATTCAGGCTGTGCTGGACCGGACCACCGGGCAATGGCAGGAGACGCCGACCCTGCCCAAAGAAACCCTGCCCATCAAGGCGGAGACCTTGAAGGCCATCCAGAAGGGCCTGGCCGATGTGGTCAGCCGGGGAACGGCGACCCGCGCCAAGTCACCGATCGTGAACATCGCGGGCAAGACCGGTACGGCGCAGACGGCCGCCCTTCGGACAGGACCGGAGAAGGACATTCCCAAGAAATTTCGGGACCACGCGTGGTTCGTGTCGTATGCGCCGGTCGAGTCTCCGCGGATCGCCGTTGTCGTGCTGGCCGAACACATGGGCCATGGCGGCTCGGCCGCCGCCCCCCTGGCCAAGGAAGTCATTGAAGCCTATTTCACCATGGCGCCGAAGGCGCCGGTCGTCATGGGCGGAATCATGACGCCTCCCACCCAGCGAAATGAGCCGATCCAGGAGCCCCGCTGA
- the bfr gene encoding bacterioferritin has product MKAKEGVIDILNKVLTADLTAINQYFVHAKMCENWGYERLHHKVRERSIDEMKDAEKLIEHILYLEGVPNVQRLNTVNVGEEVPEQFKLDLKAEQDMLKLLSDGVVHCTKVGDFTTRHMLEDMAKDVDDHIDWIETQMETIKQIGLENYLAEQIKKDG; this is encoded by the coding sequence ATGAAAGCGAAAGAGGGCGTGATCGATATTCTCAACAAGGTGTTGACAGCGGACCTGACCGCCATCAATCAGTATTTCGTGCATGCCAAAATGTGCGAGAACTGGGGATACGAACGGCTCCACCACAAAGTGCGCGAGCGGAGCATCGACGAGATGAAGGACGCCGAGAAGTTGATCGAGCACATCCTCTACCTGGAAGGCGTGCCGAACGTCCAGCGCCTGAACACGGTGAACGTCGGCGAGGAAGTGCCCGAGCAATTCAAGCTGGATCTCAAGGCGGAGCAGGACATGCTCAAGCTGCTGAGCGACGGCGTGGTGCATTGCACCAAAGTCGGTGATTTCACGACCCGGCACATGCTCGAAGACATGGCCAAAGATGTGGATGACCACATCGATTGGATCGAGACACAGATGGAAACGATCAAGCAGATCGGCCTGGAGAATTACTTGGCCGAACAAATCAAGAAGGACGGCTGA
- the bfr gene encoding bacterioferritin, whose amino-acid sequence MKAKEGVVDRLNKILTAELTAVHQYLLHAALCGNWGYERLEHHLKETATEEVGHASGLIDHILYLDGAPNVERLDHVASGATVAELFKADLKFELDDVQLLREAIAHCAKVGDFTTRHLLEHMVIDSEEHVDWFETQLEAVKQVGLERYLAEQLRKEGS is encoded by the coding sequence ATGAAAGCGAAAGAAGGCGTCGTTGATCGACTCAACAAGATCCTAACGGCTGAGCTGACGGCCGTCCATCAATACTTGCTGCATGCGGCCTTGTGCGGCAATTGGGGGTATGAGCGGTTGGAGCACCATTTGAAGGAAACGGCCACGGAAGAGGTCGGGCATGCCTCCGGGTTGATCGATCATATTCTGTATCTCGACGGAGCGCCGAACGTCGAGCGACTGGACCATGTCGCGTCCGGGGCGACCGTCGCCGAGCTGTTCAAGGCCGATCTCAAGTTCGAACTGGACGACGTGCAGCTCCTGCGCGAGGCGATCGCCCATTGCGCCAAAGTGGGCGATTTCACGACGCGGCATCTGCTCGAACATATGGTCATCGACTCCGAAGAGCATGTCGATTGGTTCGAAACGCAACTGGAAGCGGTCAAGCAGGTCGGGCTTGAGCGTTACCTGGCCGAACAACTGCGCAAAGAAGGCTCGTAA
- the topA gene encoding type I DNA topoisomerase translates to MAKSLIIVESPAKAKTITKYLGRGYTVMASVGHVKDLPTSKLGVDIEREFTPHYVTIKGKAKVLSDIKKKAEEVDKVYLAPDPDREGEAIAWHIAQEIGGKSKKKNNERIFRVLFNEITESAIKRALQSPGQIDMKLVNAQQARRVLDRIVGYQGSQLLWKKVRRGLSMGRVQSVAVKLICEREKEREAFRPEEYWSVTATLQGANPPAFDAKLHSINGQEASISSAQEAERVVAAVQGREFVVRSVERKEKRRNPVAPFITSRLQQEAARKLRFTPKKTMALAQQLYEGIEVGSEGPVGLITYMRTDSTRIAQEAMEAARELIRERFGPDYLPAAPNVYKTQKAAQEAHEAIRPTSVFRDPESIRQYLEPDVYQLYKLIWNRFVASQMTPAILDVTRVDTAPVGVPDDYIFRATGTVVKFPGHTAVYLEGKDSDVPAQNQKSGEETEDAPDGHLPRLEEGERLRLVSREGVESGVLPKQHFTQPPPRYNEALLIRELEEKGIGRPSTYATIISTIQDRKYVEKVEGRFIPTETGRTVNDFLEKGFPDLLNVDFTSQMEQELDEVEEGNKEWVDAVRDFYNPFTRDMQVAEQIPGPKEIVEPPTNIPCDRCGRMMIIKWGRNGKFLACPGYNEDPPCKNTQNFERLPDGTIKIVPKEEVTTGERCDKCGSPMVIKSGRFGKFLACSGYPGCKTTRALSVGVKCPAPGCDGDLVQKRTRKGRVFYACSRYPKCEYALWDRPVQKACPSCSAPFLVEKVGKDATTVRCVNADCGYKEAS, encoded by the coding sequence ATGGCCAAGTCGCTGATCATCGTCGAGTCCCCTGCAAAGGCCAAGACCATCACCAAGTATCTCGGGCGCGGGTATACGGTCATGGCCTCGGTCGGTCACGTCAAGGACCTTCCGACCAGCAAGCTCGGCGTGGATATCGAACGAGAGTTTACTCCCCACTACGTCACGATCAAGGGCAAGGCCAAGGTCCTGTCCGACATCAAGAAGAAGGCGGAGGAAGTGGATAAGGTTTACTTGGCCCCGGACCCCGACCGGGAAGGTGAGGCCATTGCCTGGCATATCGCGCAGGAGATCGGCGGCAAGTCCAAGAAGAAGAACAACGAACGGATTTTCCGCGTGCTGTTCAATGAAATCACCGAGTCGGCGATCAAGCGGGCGCTCCAATCACCCGGACAGATCGACATGAAGCTGGTGAACGCCCAGCAGGCCCGCCGCGTGCTTGATCGGATCGTGGGCTATCAAGGGAGCCAGTTATTGTGGAAGAAGGTCCGGCGGGGGCTCAGCATGGGGCGGGTGCAGTCCGTCGCGGTCAAGCTTATCTGCGAGCGCGAAAAAGAACGGGAAGCCTTCAGGCCGGAAGAATACTGGTCCGTTACGGCGACGCTCCAGGGCGCCAATCCCCCGGCATTCGACGCCAAGCTGCATTCGATCAACGGGCAGGAGGCGTCGATTTCCTCGGCCCAGGAGGCGGAACGTGTGGTCGCCGCCGTGCAAGGAAGAGAATTCGTCGTCCGTTCCGTTGAGCGGAAGGAAAAGAGGCGGAACCCCGTCGCGCCGTTCATTACCAGCCGGCTCCAGCAGGAAGCGGCCCGCAAGCTGCGGTTCACGCCGAAGAAGACCATGGCGCTCGCGCAACAACTGTACGAAGGCATCGAGGTCGGCTCGGAAGGGCCTGTGGGCCTGATCACCTACATGCGGACGGACTCGACGCGGATTGCCCAGGAAGCGATGGAAGCCGCGCGGGAGCTGATCCGGGAGCGGTTCGGGCCCGACTATCTGCCGGCGGCGCCGAACGTGTATAAGACGCAGAAGGCGGCGCAGGAGGCTCACGAGGCGATTCGTCCGACCTCTGTCTTTCGCGATCCGGAGTCCATCCGGCAATATTTGGAGCCGGACGTCTACCAGCTCTACAAGCTGATCTGGAATCGATTCGTCGCGTCGCAGATGACGCCCGCAATTTTGGATGTCACCCGCGTGGATACCGCCCCTGTGGGAGTGCCGGACGACTATATTTTCCGCGCCACCGGCACCGTCGTGAAGTTCCCCGGTCACACGGCGGTTTATTTAGAGGGAAAGGATTCGGACGTGCCGGCTCAAAATCAGAAAAGCGGCGAAGAAACGGAGGACGCGCCGGACGGGCACTTGCCGCGGCTGGAGGAGGGCGAGCGGCTGCGATTGGTGTCCCGAGAAGGGGTGGAGAGCGGCGTGCTTCCGAAGCAGCATTTCACGCAGCCGCCTCCTCGGTACAATGAAGCGCTGCTCATCCGAGAACTCGAGGAGAAGGGAATCGGCCGCCCCTCCACCTATGCGACGATCATCTCAACCATCCAGGACCGCAAGTATGTCGAGAAGGTAGAAGGCCGGTTCATTCCGACCGAGACGGGCCGCACGGTGAATGACTTTCTCGAGAAGGGGTTTCCGGATCTGCTCAACGTGGACTTCACGTCTCAAATGGAGCAGGAGCTGGACGAGGTCGAGGAGGGCAACAAGGAATGGGTGGACGCGGTTCGTGACTTCTACAATCCCTTCACGCGCGACATGCAGGTCGCGGAACAGATTCCCGGGCCCAAGGAAATCGTCGAACCGCCCACGAACATCCCCTGCGACCGGTGCGGACGCATGATGATCATCAAGTGGGGGCGCAACGGCAAGTTCCTGGCCTGCCCCGGCTACAACGAAGATCCGCCTTGCAAGAACACCCAGAATTTTGAGCGCCTGCCGGACGGCACCATCAAGATCGTCCCGAAAGAGGAGGTCACGACCGGCGAGCGATGCGACAAGTGCGGCAGCCCGATGGTGATCAAGAGCGGGCGCTTCGGGAAATTCCTCGCCTGCTCCGGCTATCCGGGCTGCAAAACGACCCGGGCGCTCTCGGTCGGCGTCAAATGCCCGGCCCCGGGCTGCGACGGCGATTTGGTCCAAAAGCGAACGCGAAAGGGGCGGGTGTTCTACGCCTGCTCGCGCTATCCCAAATGCGAGTACGCCTTGTGGGACCGTCCGGTTCAGAAGGCGTGCCCCAGTTGCAGCGCCCCGTTTCTGGTCGAGAAAGTCGGCAAGGATGCCACCACCGTCCGCTGCGTCAACGCCGACTGCGGATACAAGGAAGCCAGCTAA